In Sorghum bicolor cultivar BTx623 chromosome 8, Sorghum_bicolor_NCBIv3, whole genome shotgun sequence, one genomic interval encodes:
- the LOC8068076 gene encoding probable prefoldin subunit 3, whose amino-acid sequence MAAAVAASASTPQGVAERRGIPAAAFVEDVEAYLRQAGLDVNSALAFLQERLQQYKIVEMKLLAQQRDLQAKIPDIEKCLDIVATLQAKKDLGEALIADFELSEGIYSRAKIEDTDSVCLWLGANVMLEYSCDEANALLKKNLENAKASLEVLVADLQFLRDQQTITQVTIARVFNWDVHQRRSKQAIKET is encoded by the exons atggcggcggcggtggcggcgtcggcgtcgacgCCGCAGGGGGTGGCGGAGCGGCGGGGCATCCCGGCGGCGGCGTTCGTCGAGGACGTCGAGGCCTAcctccgacaggccgggctcgACGTCAACTCCGCCCTCGCCTTCCTCCAGGAAAG GTTGCAGCAGTACAAAATAGTGGAGATGAAGCTTCTAGCACAACAAAGGGATCTTCAG GCAAAGATTCCTGATATAGAGAAGTGCTTGGATATTGTTGCAACATTACAAGCTAAAAAGGATTTGGGTGAG GCACTCATAGCTGATTTCGAATTATCTGAGGGAATCTACTCCCGTGCGAAAATTGAGGATACCGACTCGGTGTGCCTTTGGTTAGGTGCAAATGTGATGCTGGAGTACTCTTGCGACGAG GCCAATGCCCTCTTGAAgaaaaacttggaaaatgccaaGGCCAGCTTAGAAGTCCTTGTTGCTGATCTTCAGTTCTTGCGAGACCAACAAACCATCACTCAG gtTACAATTGCTCGGGTATTCAACTGGGATGTACACCAACGGAGAAGCAAACAAGCCATAAAAGAAACTTGA